In one Haloplanus salinus genomic region, the following are encoded:
- a CDS encoding succinylglutamate desuccinylase/aspartoacylase family protein, whose amino-acid sequence MNSDAAFTYNGGKVAPGERQNLRYGISETYLGDPVRIPVTIVNGERDGPTVFLSAAAHGDELNGIEVVREVAFEWNLADLAGTIVCLPVLNVQGFLTQQRYLPIYDRDLNRSFPGDPTSTSAKRMAHAIFENFIAPCDLGIDFHTSTRGRTNMLHVRADTSKDDVSRLAYAFGASVVVDGAGSDGTLRGEATRAGVPTVTVEMGEAHRFERRLIDDALDGVESVFAEYGLQPGPVRWPGWRTVVTEKTWIRADAGGIVDMHHDRGSLVREGERICTITDPFKAQGVPVEAPFTGVLIGLLENPVVYPGNPICHLAELDAERARIVDRRQADR is encoded by the coding sequence ATGAATTCGGACGCGGCCTTCACGTACAACGGCGGGAAGGTCGCCCCCGGCGAGCGGCAGAACCTCCGGTACGGCATCAGCGAGACGTATCTCGGCGATCCGGTTCGAATTCCGGTGACCATCGTCAACGGCGAACGCGACGGACCGACGGTGTTCCTGTCGGCCGCCGCACACGGCGACGAACTCAACGGCATCGAGGTGGTGCGGGAGGTGGCCTTCGAGTGGAATCTCGCGGACCTCGCGGGCACCATCGTCTGTCTCCCGGTCCTGAACGTCCAGGGCTTTCTCACCCAACAGCGGTATCTCCCCATCTACGACCGCGACCTCAACCGCTCGTTCCCCGGCGATCCGACCTCGACGAGCGCGAAGCGGATGGCCCACGCCATCTTCGAGAACTTCATCGCGCCCTGTGACCTCGGCATCGACTTTCACACCTCGACGCGGGGACGGACGAACATGCTTCACGTGCGCGCGGACACGTCGAAGGACGACGTGTCGCGCTTGGCGTACGCCTTCGGCGCGAGCGTCGTCGTCGACGGCGCGGGGAGCGACGGGACGCTTCGTGGGGAGGCGACTCGCGCGGGCGTCCCGACCGTCACGGTCGAGATGGGGGAGGCACACCGATTCGAGCGCCGCCTGATCGACGACGCCCTCGACGGCGTCGAGAGCGTGTTCGCGGAGTACGGCCTCCAGCCGGGACCGGTCCGCTGGCCAGGGTGGCGAACGGTCGTGACGGAGAAGACGTGGATTCGGGCCGACGCGGGCGGCATCGTCGACATGCATCACGACCGGGGGAGCCTCGTCCGCGAGGGCGAGCGAATCTGCACGATCACCGACCCGTTCAAGGCCCAGGGGGTGCCGGTCGAGGCACCGTTTACCGGCGTTCTGATCGGTCTCCTCGAGAACCCGGTGGTGTATCCGGGCAACCCGATCTGCCACCTCGCGGAACTCGACGCGGAGCGGGCGCGGATCGTCGACCGCCGACAGGCGGATCGATGA
- a CDS encoding DUF1405 domain-containing protein, with translation MVTVSLDLGRYVEYYLGNAPSLSTLLVANGTAFLVGVSFYVHADPSFADLPTVLYPLFGDSPTALALATLSLATLLPTLGNRVRDAPTNTPLVYLHTFAFVWLVKYGLWTVVALNLHPDQYVGAPGALWSYWGIMFTHLLFVVEAFAIPYYGRTTDRALKAALLALLVNDVFDYAFGYHPPLRYDPGIPLIVATLLLSVGAVYVADRVFDRPERFDPLAPSGE, from the coding sequence ATGGTCACGGTCTCGCTCGACCTCGGGCGCTACGTAGAGTACTACCTCGGTAACGCGCCCAGCCTCTCCACGCTCCTGGTCGCCAACGGCACCGCCTTCCTCGTCGGCGTGAGCTTCTACGTTCACGCCGACCCCTCCTTCGCCGACCTCCCGACCGTCCTCTATCCGCTCTTTGGCGACTCTCCGACGGCGCTCGCGCTGGCGACGCTCTCGCTCGCGACGCTTCTCCCCACCCTCGGGAACCGCGTCCGCGACGCCCCGACCAACACTCCCCTGGTATACCTCCATACGTTCGCGTTCGTCTGGCTCGTCAAGTACGGCCTCTGGACCGTCGTCGCCCTCAACCTCCACCCGGACCAGTACGTCGGCGCTCCCGGCGCCCTCTGGAGCTACTGGGGCATCATGTTCACCCACCTGCTGTTCGTCGTCGAGGCGTTCGCCATCCCCTACTACGGCCGGACGACCGACCGTGCGCTCAAGGCCGCGCTCCTCGCCCTCCTCGTCAACGACGTCTTCGACTACGCGTTCGGTTACCACCCGCCGCTCCGTTACGACCCCGGAATCCCCCTGATCGTCGCGACGCTTCTCCTCTCGGTCGGCGCCGTCTACGTCGCCGACCGCGTCTTCGACCGCCCGGAGCGGTTCGATCCGCTGGCGCCGAGTGGGGAGTGA
- a CDS encoding CNNM domain-containing protein has translation MTPLEIGFRLVAGVLLILANGFFVAVEFALTRVRQYPESEFDTPALERAWEMTQDLEIYLTSCQVGITASSIAVGIVAEPALAALFEPYFAGSALASVGAGALIAYAIINLLHLTHGEQTPTYLGVERSKFVCRYGARPLYWFAWLISPIMRVGDSVAKATLSLFGVEMTGAWLETEEQVIESRADLRNRLGSLLDEGDVPEERREEVLNALTVDEMAVAEIVTDPDDIVALSTTATTEENLETMRATPHTRFPLVGDDLADFRGVVYTPSVLTHLEALERGERTFESIAAPPMTLAAGTNVSDAFDQFQAQDQELALVLEDGEVVGLLTATDALEAVMGELEDPLDRAYS, from the coding sequence ATGACCCCGCTGGAAATCGGGTTCAGACTGGTGGCCGGCGTCCTCCTCATCCTCGCGAACGGCTTCTTCGTCGCCGTCGAGTTCGCGCTGACGCGCGTTCGCCAGTACCCCGAGTCCGAGTTCGACACGCCCGCGCTCGAACGGGCGTGGGAGATGACACAGGACCTCGAAATCTACCTCACGAGCTGTCAGGTCGGGATCACCGCCTCCAGCATCGCCGTGGGTATCGTCGCCGAGCCGGCGCTCGCGGCGCTGTTCGAACCGTACTTCGCCGGGAGCGCGCTGGCGTCGGTCGGCGCCGGCGCCCTCATCGCGTACGCGATCATCAACCTCCTGCATCTCACCCACGGCGAGCAGACGCCGACGTATCTCGGCGTCGAGCGCTCGAAGTTCGTCTGCCGGTACGGCGCGCGCCCGCTCTACTGGTTCGCGTGGCTCATCTCGCCGATCATGCGCGTCGGCGACAGCGTGGCGAAGGCGACGCTGAGTCTGTTCGGGGTCGAGATGACCGGCGCGTGGCTCGAAACCGAAGAGCAGGTGATCGAGTCGCGCGCGGACCTCCGGAACCGTCTCGGCTCCCTCCTCGACGAGGGCGACGTGCCCGAGGAGCGTCGGGAGGAAGTGCTCAACGCCCTCACGGTCGACGAGATGGCGGTCGCGGAGATCGTGACCGACCCGGACGACATCGTGGCGCTGTCGACGACGGCGACGACCGAGGAGAACCTCGAGACGATGCGGGCGACGCCCCACACCCGGTTCCCGCTCGTCGGCGATGACCTCGCGGATTTCCGAGGGGTCGTCTACACGCCCTCGGTGCTGACGCATCTGGAGGCGCTGGAACGCGGCGAGCGGACGTTCGAGTCCATCGCGGCGCCGCCGATGACGCTCGCGGCGGGGACGAACGTCAGCGACGCCTTCGACCAGTTCCAGGCGCAGGACCAGGAGCTCGCGCTGGTGCTCGAAGACGGCGAGGTGGTCGGGCTCCTGACCGCGACGGACGCGCTGGAGGCCGTGATGGGTGAACTGGAGGACCCGCTGGATCGGGCGTACAGCTAG
- a CDS encoding putative ATP-dependent zinc protease — MSTDEQGPVRVGVLSLHNSKETKAILNAVEDLGHEPVWLRRENMTVSIGDSEVTVDPDVDVVANRLLLSTTSEPAELLGLATTFNRIRPMLNEPGAVLTAIHKFATASTLADWNIRVPDAFLALSNDRLNSGRDRFGDVGVYKTAIGTHGGGTWKVDLTEPVNPRVGNRQAFLQDLVERDESRHRDLRVYIVDDRIVGAMYRYAPEGDWRTNVALGGDVADAGDDLPESAAETALYTAEVMGLDYAGVDLIEGDDGWFVLEVNPTAGFKGLYEATGTSPAPHVAKLAIERAGGGVEQERVESLSATLDDSTPSCKPRITPPEQEDLPVIGYIEDVIVSGTSGSKQVKAKSDTGATRTSIDTGLAADIGAGPIKSMTRVKSGSVKSGKARPVVDLVIGIGGTQHTVTASVEDRGHMDYPLLLGRDVLEHYRVDVRRRADDDERSGGELLEE, encoded by the coding sequence ATGTCTACCGACGAACAGGGACCCGTTCGTGTCGGGGTGCTCTCCCTACACAACAGCAAGGAGACGAAGGCGATCCTGAACGCGGTCGAGGACCTCGGTCACGAACCGGTGTGGCTCCGACGCGAGAACATGACGGTCAGCATCGGAGATAGCGAGGTGACGGTCGACCCCGACGTGGACGTGGTCGCCAACCGACTCCTCCTGTCGACGACGAGCGAACCCGCGGAGTTGCTGGGGCTGGCGACGACCTTCAACCGCATCCGCCCGATGCTGAACGAGCCGGGCGCGGTGTTGACGGCGATTCACAAGTTCGCGACGGCGTCGACGCTCGCGGACTGGAACATCCGGGTTCCCGACGCCTTCCTCGCGCTGTCGAACGACCGCCTCAACAGCGGCCGGGACCGGTTCGGCGACGTGGGCGTCTACAAGACGGCCATCGGCACCCACGGCGGCGGGACGTGGAAAGTCGACCTCACCGAACCCGTCAACCCACGTGTCGGCAACCGCCAGGCGTTCTTACAGGACCTCGTCGAACGCGACGAGAGCCGCCACCGCGACCTACGGGTGTACATCGTCGACGACCGGATCGTCGGCGCCATGTACCGCTACGCGCCCGAGGGTGACTGGCGGACCAACGTCGCCCTCGGCGGGGACGTGGCCGACGCGGGCGACGACCTGCCCGAATCGGCCGCCGAGACGGCGCTCTACACGGCCGAAGTGATGGGACTGGACTACGCCGGCGTCGACCTCATCGAGGGCGACGACGGCTGGTTCGTCCTCGAGGTCAACCCGACGGCGGGGTTCAAGGGGCTGTACGAGGCGACGGGAACCAGCCCCGCGCCCCACGTGGCGAAACTCGCCATCGAACGAGCCGGCGGGGGCGTAGAGCAGGAGCGAGTGGAGAGCCTTTCCGCGACGCTCGACGACTCGACGCCCTCCTGCAAGCCACGCATCACCCCGCCGGAACAGGAGGATCTCCCGGTGATCGGTTACATCGAGGACGTCATCGTCAGCGGGACGAGCGGCTCGAAACAGGTGAAAGCCAAGTCCGACACGGGCGCGACGCGGACGAGCATCGACACGGGCCTCGCCGCCGACATCGGCGCCGGCCCGATCAAGAGCATGACGCGCGTGAAATCGGGGAGCGTCAAGTCGGGGAAGGCGCGGCCGGTCGTCGACCTGGTCATCGGCATCGGCGGCACCCAACACACCGTCACCGCGAGCGTCGAGGACCGCGGCCACATGGACTACCCCCTGTTGCTCGGGCGGGACGTACTCGAACACTACCGGGTCGACGTGCGCCGACGCGCCGACGACGACGAGCGGAGTGGTGGCGAGTTGCTGGAGGAGTAG
- the gpmI gene encoding 2,3-bisphosphoglycerate-independent phosphoglycerate mutase produces the protein MDAALVILDGWGLDGPGRNAVSAADTPTFDRFLATGASGTLDASGRRVGLPDGQMGNSEVGHLNVGAGRVVSQPLARIDDSVADGSFAENDALRGAVDHATDTGGRLHVMGLASAGGVHSHQRHLHALIDLAASHDVAAVTHAFTDGRDTPPADGADALAELEAVAADHGTGDVATVTGRYYAMDRDENWERTKRAYDAIVNREAEHTAASAVAALDAAYDRGETDEFVAPTLIEGGPALEDGDAVVFANFRADRARQLVRMLAGVDPEWEFRTDSPDVHLVTMTEYDERFEFPVAFPPLDLPDTLGETLARAGKTQLRIAESEKYAHVTYFLNGGREVEFDGERRRIVESPDVPTYDRTPEMSAAAVTDAAIDDIERADPSVLVLNYANPDMVGHTGDFEAAVEAVEAVDAQLARLVDAVHAAGAHVLVTADHGNADDMGTPDDPQTAHTPNPVPVVYLAPGSDPSGGRRIRFGGSLCDVAPTLLELVGVEQPAAMTGESLLESPSE, from the coding sequence ATGGACGCCGCGCTGGTCATCCTCGACGGATGGGGACTCGACGGCCCCGGCCGCAACGCCGTCTCGGCCGCCGACACCCCGACGTTCGACCGCTTTCTCGCCACCGGCGCCTCGGGCACGCTCGACGCCTCCGGCCGACGCGTCGGCCTCCCCGACGGACAGATGGGCAACAGCGAAGTCGGCCACCTCAACGTCGGCGCCGGCCGGGTCGTCTCACAACCCCTCGCGCGAATCGACGACTCGGTCGCGGACGGCTCCTTCGCGGAGAACGACGCCCTCCGGGGCGCCGTGGACCACGCCACCGACACCGGCGGCCGTCTGCACGTCATGGGGCTCGCGAGCGCCGGCGGCGTCCACTCCCACCAGCGTCACCTCCACGCCCTGATCGACCTCGCCGCCAGCCACGACGTCGCGGCGGTCACCCACGCCTTCACCGATGGCCGCGACACGCCGCCGGCGGACGGCGCCGACGCCCTCGCCGAACTGGAGGCCGTCGCCGCCGACCACGGCACCGGCGACGTCGCCACCGTGACCGGCCGCTACTACGCGATGGACCGCGACGAGAACTGGGAGCGGACGAAACGTGCGTACGACGCCATCGTGAACCGCGAGGCCGAGCACACGGCCGCCTCGGCCGTCGCGGCCCTCGACGCCGCCTACGACCGTGGCGAGACCGACGAGTTCGTCGCACCGACGCTGATCGAGGGCGGTCCCGCCCTCGAAGACGGCGATGCCGTCGTCTTCGCCAACTTCCGTGCCGACCGCGCCCGGCAACTCGTCCGGATGTTGGCCGGCGTGGATCCGGAGTGGGAGTTCCGGACCGATTCGCCCGACGTCCACCTCGTCACGATGACCGAGTACGACGAGCGCTTCGAGTTCCCCGTTGCCTTCCCGCCGCTCGACCTCCCGGACACCCTCGGCGAGACGCTCGCCCGTGCGGGCAAGACACAACTCCGGATCGCCGAGTCGGAGAAGTACGCCCACGTCACCTACTTTCTCAACGGCGGCCGCGAAGTCGAGTTCGACGGGGAGCGGCGCCGGATCGTCGAGAGTCCCGACGTCCCCACCTACGACCGCACCCCCGAAATGAGCGCGGCCGCGGTGACCGACGCCGCCATCGACGACATCGAGCGTGCGGACCCCAGCGTGCTCGTCTTGAACTACGCCAATCCGGACATGGTGGGCCATACGGGCGACTTCGAGGCGGCCGTCGAGGCCGTCGAGGCCGTCGACGCACAGCTCGCCCGCCTCGTCGACGCCGTCCACGCCGCCGGCGCGCACGTTCTCGTCACCGCCGACCACGGCAACGCCGACGACATGGGGACGCCCGACGACCCACAGACCGCCCACACGCCAAATCCGGTGCCGGTCGTCTACCTCGCACCCGGTTCGGACCCGTCGGGCGGTCGGCGGATCCGATTCGGCGGCTCGCTGTGTGACGTGGCGCCGACGCTGCTCGAACTGGTCGGCGTGGAGCAGCCGGCGGCGATGACCGGCGAGTCGTTGCTGGAGTCCCCGTCGGAATGA
- a CDS encoding DUF7861 family protein has translation MNHDRIHARRPTHDRDRWSTGTIESITERDGHCVVTVETAADDVVELVVTFAIRDLVLSRLDVDDGASPVGERVWYRQRGG, from the coding sequence ATGAACCACGACCGCATCCACGCGCGCCGTCCGACCCACGACCGCGACCGATGGTCGACAGGGACCATCGAATCGATCACGGAGCGCGATGGCCACTGCGTCGTCACCGTCGAAACGGCGGCCGACGACGTGGTCGAACTCGTCGTCACGTTCGCGATCCGGGATCTCGTCCTGTCGCGACTGGACGTCGACGACGGGGCGTCGCCCGTCGGCGAGCGGGTCTGGTACCGCCAGCGCGGGGGGTGA
- a CDS encoding DoxX family protein, with translation MGPLYVVAGVGHFVVPELYVQIVPPILPARLALVYLSGVAEIAVGVGVLLPRTRRLAAWATVALLVAVFPANVYMATSGVVVAGLPGGGDPSALVRWGRLPLQAVLILWAAWYTRPLPEPDRR, from the coding sequence ATGGGACCGCTGTACGTCGTCGCCGGAGTGGGACACTTCGTCGTGCCGGAACTGTACGTTCAGATCGTCCCCCCGATCCTCCCGGCGCGGCTCGCGCTCGTGTATCTCTCCGGGGTCGCGGAAATCGCCGTCGGCGTCGGGGTTCTGCTCCCGCGAACACGGCGGCTGGCGGCGTGGGCGACGGTCGCCCTCCTCGTCGCCGTCTTTCCGGCGAACGTCTACATGGCGACGTCCGGCGTCGTCGTGGCGGGACTGCCGGGCGGCGGCGATCCGTCCGCCCTCGTTCGCTGGGGACGGCTGCCGCTGCAGGCCGTGTTGATCCTCTGGGCGGCCTGGTACACGCGGCCGTTGCCCGAACCGGACCGACGGTGA
- a CDS encoding VTT domain-containing protein — translation MDRRVRLGAGVGLVAVVAALAVLTSPAAVLDRLAWVAADPLRLALTLVAVAVVRPLFAWPTTLLAVAAGYGLGLGGFPLALALVVVTSLPPYWMAGLSAGDGAVAAAGERLVAEAGDVRSVVGSRLLPLPSDVVSAGAGVAGVPFRAFALGTAVGEVPWVAAGVVAGDSFAALSTASLSAAMDPRVVVGAAVLAALAFAGPAYRLYARR, via the coding sequence ATGGACCGACGCGTCCGCCTCGGCGCCGGCGTGGGTCTCGTCGCCGTCGTCGCCGCCCTCGCAGTTCTCACCTCGCCGGCGGCGGTCCTCGATCGGCTAGCGTGGGTCGCCGCCGACCCGCTTCGCCTGGCCCTCACGCTCGTCGCCGTCGCCGTCGTCCGCCCGCTGTTCGCGTGGCCGACGACGCTGCTCGCCGTCGCCGCGGGCTACGGACTGGGACTCGGGGGGTTCCCGCTCGCGCTCGCGCTGGTCGTCGTGACGAGTCTTCCCCCGTACTGGATGGCCGGCCTGAGCGCCGGCGACGGCGCCGTCGCCGCGGCGGGGGAGCGACTGGTCGCCGAGGCGGGCGACGTGCGGAGCGTCGTCGGGAGTCGCCTCCTGCCTCTCCCCTCCGACGTGGTGTCGGCGGGCGCGGGCGTCGCGGGCGTCCCGTTCCGGGCGTTCGCCCTCGGAACCGCCGTCGGCGAGGTGCCCTGGGTCGCGGCGGGCGTCGTCGCGGGCGACTCGTTCGCGGCGCTCTCGACCGCGTCGCTCTCGGCCGCGATGGACCCGCGGGTGGTCGTCGGGGCCGCGGTACTCGCCGCGCTGGCCTTCGCCGGGCCGGCGTACCGGCTCTACGCCCGCCGGTGA
- a CDS encoding DUF5830 family protein, whose translation MSAAPERTVVTDDTHGRASANADDRVELALDLLAALEHDALPLSATVDRIETVTTDPTLVRAILDEAELRGLIERDDGRVRMRREGGSFVRFERQVVEREGDFDCRRCGAPLSTGHFVQFESGELGPFGSSCVRKVLGRD comes from the coding sequence ATGAGCGCCGCTCCCGAACGGACGGTCGTGACGGACGACACGCACGGGCGGGCGAGCGCGAACGCGGACGACCGGGTGGAACTCGCCCTCGACCTCCTCGCGGCCCTCGAACACGACGCCCTGCCGCTATCGGCGACCGTCGACCGCATCGAGACGGTGACGACCGATCCGACGCTCGTCCGTGCTATCCTCGACGAGGCCGAACTCCGGGGGCTCATCGAACGCGACGACGGCCGGGTCCGGATGCGTCGCGAGGGTGGCAGCTTCGTCCGCTTCGAACGGCAGGTCGTCGAACGGGAGGGCGATTTCGACTGCCGGCGCTGTGGCGCGCCGCTCTCGACCGGCCACTTCGTCCAGTTCGAATCCGGCGAACTCGGTCCCTTCGGCTCCTCCTGTGTCAGAAAAGTGCTCGGCCGGGACTAG
- a CDS encoding DUF7115 domain-containing protein produces the protein MSLPEIVQSALDGESVAARVGLGGDDLLLVTPTRTLVYRAEGLLSDEAVEEYPHDAEHVGVSEGRRKAKVTLDYGLDGERTFSVPTKQLDQVLHPVLAGVFNARGITDTGETVKQTYRFSELTIVITSERLIRHIGAAVWDEEYEEYGFADVTDLTFEEGSVATSVVLTVDGRQERFKTPNDQARAVREGLVSAVCAYHGVDDLDELRATVAREAEDDESDADADTEGTVSFGDGPDPLDTSGIDGDVTAEDGTGSGGGSVDRPETAARTSESGRASEATDPDDGFGDSGFRSAGVADDSVAEELAELRKVVEKQNDRLDRQERTIQQLIEELRQGR, from the coding sequence ATGAGTTTGCCGGAGATCGTCCAGTCCGCGCTCGACGGCGAATCCGTCGCGGCACGCGTTGGGCTCGGCGGTGACGACCTGCTTCTCGTGACGCCGACGCGGACGCTCGTCTACCGGGCCGAGGGCCTCCTCTCCGACGAGGCGGTCGAGGAGTACCCCCACGACGCGGAACACGTCGGCGTCTCCGAGGGCCGACGCAAGGCCAAGGTCACGCTCGATTACGGGCTCGACGGCGAGCGGACGTTCTCGGTGCCGACGAAACAGCTCGACCAGGTACTCCATCCGGTGCTGGCGGGCGTGTTCAACGCCCGCGGAATCACGGACACCGGCGAGACTGTCAAACAGACCTACCGATTCAGCGAACTGACGATCGTCATCACGAGCGAACGCCTGATCCGCCACATCGGCGCCGCGGTGTGGGACGAGGAGTACGAGGAGTACGGCTTCGCGGACGTGACCGACCTCACGTTCGAGGAAGGCAGCGTCGCCACGTCGGTGGTCCTCACCGTCGACGGCCGGCAGGAGCGGTTCAAGACGCCGAACGATCAGGCGCGGGCGGTCCGCGAGGGGCTCGTCTCGGCGGTGTGTGCCTACCACGGGGTCGACGATCTCGACGAACTCCGGGCGACGGTGGCCAGGGAGGCGGAGGACGACGAGTCGGACGCCGACGCCGACACGGAAGGGACCGTATCGTTCGGCGACGGTCCCGACCCCCTAGATACGAGCGGCATCGACGGCGACGTGACGGCGGAGGACGGAACGGGGAGCGGCGGCGGGAGCGTGGACCGCCCGGAAACGGCGGCGCGAACGTCGGAGTCGGGACGGGCTTCGGAGGCGACCGACCCCGACGACGGCTTCGGCGACTCCGGGTTTCGGTCGGCGGGCGTCGCCGACGACAGCGTCGCCGAGGAACTGGCCGAACTGCGGAAGGTCGTCGAGAAACAGAACGACCGCCTCGACCGCCAGGAGCGGACCATCCAGCAGTTGATCGAGGAACTCCGGCAGGGCCGCTAG
- a CDS encoding ArnT family glycosyltransferase: MGRTPPSAAVVLAVATAAVFYRLGDRPLWWWDESFYANAAHNAIAGGHWLIPHLAGFDTIHPSPFLEKPPLAIWLEALSIGVFGPTEFAVRAPSAAATVATAVLVFLLGREIRGRGAGLVAAAAFLTTPAVIVGTNAARFGATDSLHTFLGSLLVALVWLHAADRRDVPPALVGGVAAALLLTKGFAAGAFFAALVPLLLVRRGRFSARFVGVATAVTTVAVGWWVAAVYLLVGDYFVEEIFLEPVWHRIVGADAASTSRRTLVPIFEYPYLTRLQSVFRPWWFPFLFGAVVAAVTGRRTPPDGRSGGLSPRFLVWWTAAVFAPFLFFGTKLWYVVPTFVPAALTVGWLVAAAVDGTTAAVATDASGGERGDGWPIRRSAAVVGLVAGTALAALAGPSGRLYAPADGGGVALDPSMPPDLSVLAVVAALCVGARLVSTDGLGPGLLSLPGGLSLDADAFLRALTAGVALVLVLGVLVGTPAVYAAGNGDEPADTDFRHLGETTAAVVPAGERVYVQPNAAARWFYASYEFYADRPMREVPVDRLRTDPDVRYALMTSQGVPIVDDRNPSVVAESSHLDLVLVELGPPAEP; this comes from the coding sequence GTGGGGCGGACGCCCCCCTCGGCCGCCGTCGTTCTCGCGGTCGCGACCGCCGCCGTCTTCTATCGACTCGGGGATCGACCGCTGTGGTGGTGGGACGAGTCGTTCTACGCGAACGCGGCACACAACGCCATCGCGGGGGGCCACTGGCTGATCCCTCATCTCGCCGGCTTCGACACCATTCACCCGTCGCCGTTCCTCGAGAAGCCGCCGTTGGCCATCTGGCTCGAAGCGCTCTCCATCGGCGTCTTCGGCCCGACCGAGTTCGCCGTCCGGGCGCCGTCGGCCGCGGCGACCGTCGCCACGGCCGTCCTCGTTTTCCTCCTCGGTCGCGAGATTCGGGGGCGAGGGGCCGGCCTCGTCGCCGCGGCCGCGTTCCTGACCACGCCGGCGGTCATCGTCGGGACGAACGCGGCACGGTTCGGCGCCACGGATTCGTTGCATACGTTCCTTGGCTCCCTCCTCGTCGCCCTCGTCTGGCTCCACGCGGCCGACCGGCGTGACGTTCCCCCCGCGCTCGTCGGCGGGGTCGCCGCCGCGCTCCTCCTCACCAAGGGGTTCGCCGCGGGCGCGTTCTTCGCCGCGCTCGTCCCGCTTTTGCTCGTCCGCCGCGGGCGGTTCTCCGCTCGGTTCGTCGGCGTCGCCACTGCCGTGACGACCGTCGCCGTCGGCTGGTGGGTGGCCGCGGTGTACCTGCTCGTGGGGGACTACTTCGTCGAGGAGATATTCCTCGAACCGGTCTGGCACCGCATCGTCGGTGCGGACGCCGCCTCGACGAGCCGTCGAACGCTCGTCCCCATCTTCGAGTATCCGTACCTGACGCGGCTCCAGTCAGTGTTTCGTCCCTGGTGGTTCCCCTTCCTTTTCGGCGCCGTCGTCGCCGCGGTGACCGGCCGCCGGACACCACCGGACGGGCGTTCCGGGGGGCTCTCCCCGCGATTCCTCGTCTGGTGGACCGCGGCCGTGTTCGCCCCGTTCCTGTTTTTCGGCACGAAGCTGTGGTACGTCGTTCCGACGTTCGTCCCGGCAGCGCTCACGGTCGGCTGGCTCGTCGCAGCAGCCGTCGACGGGACCACCGCCGCCGTTGCGACCGACGCATCGGGTGGCGAACGCGGCGACGGCTGGCCCATTCGTCGTTCGGCAGCGGTCGTCGGCCTCGTCGCCGGGACTGCCCTCGCCGCCCTCGCCGGCCCCAGCGGCCGACTGTACGCGCCCGCCGACGGCGGTGGCGTCGCCCTCGACCCGTCGATGCCGCCCGATCTATCGGTCCTCGCCGTCGTGGCTGCCCTCTGTGTCGGTGCCCGGCTGGTGTCCACGGACGGCCTCGGACCCGGGTTGCTTTCGCTCCCGGGCGGGCTGTCCCTCGACGCCGACGCCTTCCTCCGCGCGCTGACCGCGGGCGTGGCTCTCGTACTCGTGCTCGGCGTCCTCGTCGGCACTCCCGCCGTCTACGCGGCGGGGAACGGCGACGAACCGGCCGACACGGACTTTCGCCACCTCGGCGAGACCACCGCAGCCGTCGTGCCCGCGGGCGAGCGCGTGTACGTACAACCGAACGCCGCGGCACGCTGGTTCTACGCGAGCTACGAGTTCTACGCCGACCGACCGATGCGGGAGGTGCCGGTCGACCGTCTCCGCACCGACCCGGACGTCAGGTACGCCCTCATGACGAGTCAGGGCGTCCCCATCGTGGACGACCGGAACCCGTCGGTCGTCGCGGAGAGTTCACATCTCGACCTCGTTCTCGTCGAACTCGGGCCGCCGGCCGAGCCGTGA